In Gemmatimonadaceae bacterium, the following proteins share a genomic window:
- the ileS gene encoding isoleucine--tRNA ligase, with the protein MTGATTRPRYTPLPPDRPVDELEQEMLARWKRDDLFGQTLEATRDAPEFVFFEGPPTANGRPGIHHVFSRTIKDLFCRHRAMRGFHVTRKAGWDTHGLPVEIEVEKQLGISGKQQIDEIGVEKFNQLCRESVWKYRADWEKLSERIAFWLDYSDPYVTYSNNYIESVWWALKTLYDRNRLYRGHKILPYCSRCGTALANHEVAQGYKTVNDPSVYIALDLEGAVADAGKRRRILVWTTTPWTLVSNVALAVNPGIEYVELTKRDGDRSESVILAASRAAALLGDDYQNRWEPIQSLMGSELTGLTYRRPLDWAEFTDGTHEVIVGEDFVSAEDGTGVVHMSPAFGADDYAAGKRHKLAFLQPVDQKGEFPSGMPVVGGMFVKRADELIIAELRRRGVLWKAVLVEHPYPHCWRCETPLIYYARTSWFVKTTAFKDAMLARNARVEWQPREIGEGRFGGWLTDNIDWAISRDRYWGTPLPLWVCELDGSHVDAIGSFAELAKKTGHAIGDGFDPHNPYIDAQEWACSSCDGTMRRVPEVIDTWFDSGSMPFAQWHFPFENADKLARHYPADFIAEGVDQTRGWFYSMLAIATGLDDSLPNNTLAHRAPAGESVDTAPYRAVVVNDMILAADGSKMSKSRGNVVDPWVVLPKHGADAVRLFLVAASQVWTPRKFDENAMRETVGRFLLTLKNVYTGIFARYANFGWEPSDRDPPVSARPPIDRWILSRLATLERESDGMLERYDATMAARAIMTFFVDDVSNWYVRLNRGRFYDVESDDNRAAFATLREVLVVTCRLLAPFAPFMSDWMHTELTGKSVHLARYVRAGASDRDASLEAAMEHIRALSTLGRAAREEAGVKVRQPLTRMICVVPGAMSGPGSSAATELGSLIPLLAGELNVRDVSFLSSADALVLLEAKANFRTLGAKFGKDTPLAAKAVSALTSAELVAFERGEPLTISVAGRSCALETADLVILRRASGELIVKEGSGYFAAIDPEVTPELRIEGLAREVVSRVQRMRKDAGLAVSDRILLAVSGTAELENAVSVHRTRIAEEVLAREITIGDDAPTTNAAHTFDIAGHPVRFAIERVD; encoded by the coding sequence ATGACAGGAGCGACTACGCGGCCCCGTTACACACCGCTTCCTCCCGACCGGCCTGTTGACGAACTGGAACAGGAGATGCTGGCGCGATGGAAACGCGATGACCTTTTTGGGCAGACGCTCGAGGCGACGAGAGACGCGCCCGAATTCGTGTTTTTCGAAGGTCCTCCGACGGCCAATGGTCGGCCTGGCATCCACCACGTTTTTTCGCGAACTATCAAGGATCTGTTCTGCCGGCATCGCGCGATGCGCGGGTTCCATGTTACACGGAAAGCCGGGTGGGATACCCATGGCCTGCCTGTGGAAATCGAGGTCGAGAAGCAGCTCGGCATCAGCGGCAAGCAGCAGATCGACGAGATCGGAGTTGAAAAATTCAATCAGCTTTGCCGGGAAAGCGTGTGGAAGTACCGCGCCGACTGGGAGAAGCTGAGCGAACGGATCGCGTTCTGGCTCGACTACAGTGATCCCTACGTCACGTACAGCAACAATTACATCGAGAGCGTCTGGTGGGCGCTCAAGACGCTCTACGATCGCAACAGGCTTTATCGAGGGCACAAGATCCTTCCATATTGTTCGAGATGCGGAACCGCCCTGGCGAATCACGAGGTGGCGCAGGGGTACAAGACGGTAAACGATCCGAGCGTCTATATCGCGCTCGATCTAGAGGGAGCAGTGGCCGACGCCGGAAAGCGGCGCCGCATTCTGGTATGGACGACGACGCCGTGGACGCTGGTGTCGAACGTTGCGCTCGCGGTAAACCCGGGAATCGAGTACGTCGAGCTGACGAAGCGCGACGGCGATCGGTCAGAATCCGTCATCCTCGCCGCATCGCGGGCAGCCGCGTTGCTCGGCGACGATTATCAGAATAGATGGGAGCCCATACAATCGTTGATGGGGTCCGAGCTGACGGGCCTGACCTATCGCCGGCCGCTTGACTGGGCGGAGTTCACCGACGGGACGCATGAGGTCATCGTCGGCGAAGACTTCGTTTCGGCCGAGGATGGCACCGGGGTAGTGCACATGTCACCCGCGTTTGGCGCCGATGACTATGCAGCGGGCAAGCGGCATAAGCTCGCTTTTCTTCAGCCGGTGGATCAGAAAGGTGAGTTTCCGTCAGGTATGCCGGTGGTGGGCGGAATGTTCGTGAAGCGCGCGGACGAGCTCATCATTGCGGAGCTCAGGAGGCGCGGGGTCCTCTGGAAGGCCGTTCTCGTGGAGCATCCGTATCCGCACTGCTGGCGTTGCGAAACGCCGCTCATCTACTATGCGCGGACATCGTGGTTTGTGAAGACAACAGCCTTCAAGGACGCGATGCTGGCACGCAACGCCCGGGTGGAGTGGCAACCGCGGGAAATCGGAGAAGGCCGATTTGGCGGATGGCTTACCGACAACATAGACTGGGCGATCTCCCGCGACCGCTACTGGGGAACGCCGCTGCCTCTCTGGGTTTGCGAACTGGACGGTTCGCACGTCGATGCCATTGGCAGCTTCGCCGAGCTTGCGAAGAAGACAGGACATGCGATTGGCGACGGATTCGATCCCCACAATCCGTACATCGACGCGCAAGAATGGGCCTGCAGTTCCTGTGATGGCACGATGCGCCGCGTCCCGGAAGTCATTGACACGTGGTTTGATTCGGGATCGATGCCGTTTGCGCAATGGCATTTTCCATTCGAGAACGCGGACAAGCTGGCGCGCCATTATCCCGCGGATTTCATCGCCGAGGGTGTCGACCAGACTCGTGGATGGTTCTACTCGATGCTGGCGATTGCGACCGGGCTGGACGATTCGCTGCCGAACAACACCCTGGCGCACCGGGCCCCGGCCGGCGAGTCGGTTGACACGGCCCCGTACCGGGCGGTCGTCGTTAACGATATGATTCTCGCTGCCGATGGCAGCAAGATGTCGAAGAGCCGCGGCAACGTTGTCGATCCGTGGGTCGTGCTGCCGAAGCACGGTGCAGATGCAGTACGCCTGTTTCTCGTTGCCGCCAGCCAGGTATGGACCCCCCGCAAGTTCGACGAGAACGCGATGCGGGAGACGGTTGGCCGCTTTCTACTCACATTGAAGAACGTATACACCGGAATTTTCGCGCGTTACGCGAATTTCGGGTGGGAACCATCGGATCGTGATCCGCCGGTGAGCGCTCGTCCACCAATTGACCGCTGGATACTCTCACGACTGGCGACGCTCGAGCGTGAGAGCGACGGCATGCTCGAACGTTATGACGCAACCATGGCGGCACGTGCAATCATGACGTTCTTCGTGGACGACGTGTCGAACTGGTATGTTCGTCTCAATCGCGGACGGTTCTACGATGTCGAAAGCGACGACAACCGTGCCGCCTTCGCCACGCTGAGAGAAGTTCTCGTGGTAACTTGCCGGCTGCTTGCGCCATTCGCGCCTTTCATGAGCGACTGGATGCACACTGAGCTTACCGGTAAGTCGGTGCACTTGGCCCGTTATGTCAGAGCGGGCGCAAGCGATCGTGACGCATCGCTCGAGGCGGCCATGGAACATATCCGGGCGTTGTCGACGCTCGGCCGCGCGGCGCGTGAGGAAGCAGGTGTGAAGGTGCGGCAGCCGCTCACCCGCATGATCTGCGTCGTGCCGGGGGCGATGTCAGGGCCGGGCAGTTCTGCGGCAACTGAACTCGGCTCGCTGATTCCACTCCTCGCCGGGGAGCTGAATGTCAGGGATGTTAGTTTTCTTTCTTCGGCCGATGCGCTCGTTTTGCTTGAAGCCAAGGCTAATTTCAGGACGCTTGGAGCGAAGTTCGGAAAGGACACACCGCTTGCTGCCAAGGCGGTATCGGCGCTGACCAGCGCTGAGTTGGTGGCATTCGAGAGGGGCGAACCCCTCACGATTAGCGTGGCTGGGCGCTCCTGCGCTCTGGAGACAGCAGACCTGGTGATTCTGCGTCGGGCGTCGGGTGAGCTGATCGTTAAGGAGGGTTCGGGGTATTTTGCGGCGATAGATCCGGAAGTTACTCCTGAGCTTAGAATTGAAGGTCTCGCGCGCGAGGTGGTGAGCCGGGTTCAGAGAATGCGGAAGGATGCGGGGCTGGCGGTGAGTGACCGGATACTGCTTGCCGTTTCCGGCACCGCCGAGCTGGAAAACGCGGTGAGTGTCCATCGGACGCGGATCGCTGAAGAAGTGCTTGCACGCGAAATCACTATTGGTGATGACGCACCTACAACCAACGCGGCGCATACGTTTGACATTGCTGGTCATCCGGTTCGCTTCGCAATCGAGAGGGTGGACTAG
- a CDS encoding M50 family metallopeptidase: MLAYIAPVFVFGLVVFVHELGHFLAAKAVGVYTPRFSIGFGKTLFKKRWGETEYVIAMLPVGGYVRMASKEDEATAFIEGGSENSATHVATHGQPLDPEAMIPFGPKPIPAHRWFESKPLWARMVILLAGVTMNILLAFVVTTGMFMHYGTPYLSTTADSVLAGRPGERAGLVRGDSIVAIQGVPLRKWDKLVERVGASENVPLTFDIIRAGQARKLVITPVRDTTRDPDTGASGRAVRIGIMPSQGSKDLGFVPAIGAGWNATWAMAGSVLDALKGLATREVSASQLGGPIMIAQASVQAAQGGAERLLFLIALISANLAVFNLLPIPILDGGQIVLNLLESAKGSAFSTRTRDYILRAGIATVLLLFVLVTYNDLRRLVTSAMERFG, encoded by the coding sequence ATGCTCGCTTACATTGCCCCGGTATTCGTCTTCGGGCTTGTTGTTTTCGTACACGAGCTTGGCCACTTCCTGGCGGCGAAGGCCGTCGGCGTGTACACCCCCCGATTTTCCATTGGTTTTGGGAAGACGCTGTTCAAGAAGCGGTGGGGAGAAACAGAGTACGTCATCGCGATGCTTCCGGTCGGCGGGTACGTACGAATGGCATCGAAAGAAGATGAAGCCACCGCGTTCATCGAGGGTGGAAGCGAGAACTCGGCGACCCATGTTGCTACCCATGGCCAGCCGCTGGATCCCGAGGCCATGATTCCGTTTGGCCCCAAGCCGATCCCGGCGCACCGGTGGTTCGAGTCGAAGCCCCTCTGGGCGAGAATGGTGATCCTGCTCGCCGGTGTAACGATGAATATTCTTCTCGCCTTCGTCGTGACGACCGGAATGTTCATGCACTATGGCACCCCCTATTTGTCGACAACGGCCGATTCGGTACTTGCGGGCCGTCCTGGGGAGCGAGCAGGGCTCGTGCGTGGGGACAGCATCGTGGCCATTCAGGGCGTACCACTGAGAAAGTGGGACAAGCTCGTGGAGCGGGTTGGCGCGTCCGAAAATGTGCCACTTACGTTCGATATCATCCGGGCGGGGCAGGCTCGCAAGCTGGTCATCACGCCTGTCAGGGACACGACCCGCGATCCGGACACCGGCGCATCAGGGCGCGCAGTGCGCATCGGTATCATGCCAAGTCAGGGGTCGAAGGATCTGGGGTTTGTTCCTGCCATCGGCGCGGGATGGAATGCCACCTGGGCAATGGCGGGATCGGTCCTGGACGCATTGAAGGGATTGGCGACGCGGGAAGTTTCGGCGAGCCAGCTTGGCGGTCCGATCATGATCGCCCAGGCGTCCGTGCAGGCCGCGCAGGGAGGCGCCGAGCGGCTGCTGTTTCTCATTGCGCTGATCAGCGCGAATCTGGCTGTTTTCAATCTTCTTCCGATTCCCATTCTCGATGGCGGTCAGATCGTACTGAACCTGCTCGAGAGCGCCAAGGGAAGCGCCTTCAGCACGCGCACGCGGGATTACATCCTGCGTGCCGGAATTGCCACCGTGCTGCTGCTTTTCGTCCTGGTGACATACAACGACCTCAGACGGCTGGTCACGAGTGCGATGGAGCGGTTCGGCTAG
- the lspA gene encoding signal peptidase II, producing MQRGRANTPLFWSILVVIVIADVVTKAIAVYSLSPQRVPHEVIGEAVRFTLVYNPGAAFGLHLGDFSRWIFMVLTIGALVILGRLYRATRDGDLTRTMAIALVCAGAVGNLIDRIKSPLGVVDFIDVGFGDTRWPTFNVADMAVSIGAFLLAWVLWGEENAEAAKGTPAMAAPSVPPTGRDI from the coding sequence ATGCAAAGAGGCAGAGCTAACACGCCGCTCTTCTGGAGCATACTGGTGGTGATCGTCATCGCTGACGTCGTCACCAAGGCCATCGCTGTCTACTCCCTTTCTCCTCAGCGCGTTCCGCACGAAGTCATCGGCGAGGCGGTTCGTTTTACCCTCGTGTACAACCCGGGAGCTGCATTTGGATTGCATCTCGGCGACTTTTCGCGCTGGATATTCATGGTGCTCACGATCGGGGCGCTTGTCATCCTCGGACGGCTGTATCGGGCAACGCGTGACGGAGATCTGACTCGTACGATGGCAATCGCGCTGGTATGCGCCGGCGCTGTCGGCAATCTCATCGACCGTATCAAGTCGCCGCTGGGCGTGGTTGATTTTATCGATGTGGGCTTTGGCGATACCAGATGGCCAACGTTCAATGTTGCCGACATGGCGGTGAGTATCGGTGCGTTTCTGCTCGCCTGGGTGCTCTGGGGTGAAGAGAATGCTGAAGCGGCCAAGGGTACACCAGCTATGGCTGCGCCATCCGTGCCTCCAACGGGCCGAGACATCTGA
- a CDS encoding YggS family pyridoxal phosphate-dependent enzyme produces the protein MPVNKESAKVMAFPGLGERAAEAKSRIAAAVARGGHGQRVTIVAVTKTHSAEAVTGAWSAGVADVGENKVQEALGKMPEVAAPVRWHLIGHLQRNKVKALDSFSLFHALDSARLADSVDAFGRTRGRPVEVLLQVNVGREESKGGYDMAELDAEATRLASMTGVHVTGVMILARLGAGERELREVFGAARAAREVLLEAGHPATQLSMGMSSDFEIAVEEGATLVRLGTILFGVREQ, from the coding sequence GTGCCAGTCAACAAGGAATCCGCCAAAGTCATGGCGTTCCCCGGACTCGGCGAACGTGCCGCCGAAGCGAAATCCCGCATTGCGGCGGCGGTAGCGCGGGGTGGACATGGCCAGCGAGTGACGATCGTCGCGGTCACCAAGACTCACAGTGCCGAAGCAGTTACCGGAGCATGGTCGGCGGGAGTTGCGGATGTAGGCGAAAACAAGGTTCAGGAAGCGCTGGGAAAAATGCCCGAGGTTGCGGCCCCCGTACGCTGGCATCTTATTGGGCACCTGCAGCGCAACAAGGTGAAGGCGCTCGACAGCTTTTCGCTGTTTCACGCCCTCGACAGCGCGCGTCTGGCCGATTCGGTGGACGCTTTTGGCAGAACACGCGGCAGGCCGGTGGAAGTGCTCCTCCAGGTCAATGTGGGACGCGAGGAGTCGAAAGGCGGCTACGACATGGCCGAACTCGATGCGGAAGCGACGCGACTGGCATCGATGACTGGAGTGCATGTCACTGGCGTTATGATCCTGGCGCGACTGGGTGCGGGCGAACGAGAGCTCCGCGAGGTATTTGGCGCTGCCCGCGCGGCGCGCGAAGTTCTATTGGAAGCTGGCCATCCCGCCACACAATTGTCGATGGGAATGTCGAGCGACTTCGAGATTGCTGTTGAGGAAGGGGCAACGCTGGTCCGCCTTGGAACAATTCTGTTTGGAGTACGCGAGCAATGA
- the rsmH gene encoding 16S rRNA (cytosine(1402)-N(4))-methyltransferase RsmH yields the protein MISEVPGAWDTKFHAPVLVGEVQQLFGGAGQILDCTLGGGGHSAALLAMGATVTAIDRDRSALRIATNRLATHAAAGRFRVILGNFAEVDTLLSDPLQKFDGIVADLGVSSHQIDDTSRGFSFREGALLDMRMDEDAPSSAADYLNNAAEAELVDVFREYGDEPKARRLAREIVRRRANRSFATSDDLVGAIRGTLGPRSGAGEFARLFQAVRIAVNAEIELLEQALPRLRDRLAPGGVIGVISYHSGEDRVVKHSMREWSRVCVCPPRLLRCECRGSALGQLVWRKAVVPAGVEIQRNPRARSARLRAWRSEV from the coding sequence GTGATTTCAGAGGTGCCGGGTGCGTGGGATACCAAATTCCACGCCCCGGTGCTTGTAGGGGAAGTTCAGCAATTGTTTGGGGGCGCGGGTCAGATTCTGGATTGCACCCTCGGGGGCGGCGGACACAGCGCCGCCCTTCTTGCGATGGGGGCAACCGTAACCGCGATCGATCGCGACCGAAGTGCACTGAGAATCGCTACGAATCGGCTTGCCACCCACGCGGCGGCGGGCCGATTTCGCGTTATATTGGGCAACTTCGCCGAGGTCGACACGTTGCTCTCAGATCCACTGCAGAAGTTTGATGGCATCGTTGCCGATCTTGGCGTCTCGTCGCATCAGATTGATGACACCAGTCGCGGATTTTCATTTCGCGAAGGTGCTTTGCTGGATATGCGCATGGACGAAGACGCTCCGTCGAGTGCCGCAGATTATCTCAACAATGCGGCAGAAGCGGAGCTTGTCGATGTTTTCCGCGAATACGGTGATGAGCCGAAGGCACGACGACTGGCTCGCGAAATCGTTCGGCGCAGGGCTAATCGCAGTTTTGCGACCAGCGACGATCTGGTAGGCGCAATTCGGGGCACGCTTGGCCCGCGAAGCGGTGCCGGTGAGTTTGCCCGGCTTTTTCAAGCGGTAAGAATTGCAGTCAATGCCGAGATAGAGCTTCTCGAGCAGGCCCTGCCGCGATTGCGGGACCGCTTGGCGCCAGGCGGTGTGATCGGAGTTATTTCATATCATTCGGGTGAGGACCGCGTGGTGAAGCACTCAATGCGCGAATGGTCGCGCGTTTGCGTCTGCCCGCCGCGGTTGCTGCGGTGCGAGTGCCGTGGCAGTGCCCTGGGCCAGCTTGTCTGGCGGAAAGCCGTCGTGCCTGCCGGAGTCGAGATTCAACGAAATCCGCGCGCGCGAAGCGCACGACTCCGCGCGTGGCGAAGCGAGGTTTAG
- the dxr gene encoding 1-deoxy-D-xylulose-5-phosphate reductoisomerase produces MTPRGVAVLGSTGSIGTTALRVLNRHREAFQVVGLTAHSNANLLAEQQRHFEPAFVGLVNDSGSRGEGWAGGVECLVEAATRDDVAIVINAIVGTAGLDATLAALRAGKRVALANKETLVMAGALAAEACAEGGGEIVPVDSEHSAILQCIGSRPRSDVRRVILTASGGPFRGWDEAQILNARLEDALKHPTWEMGRKITIDSATLANKALEVIEAHFLFGLPYDCIDVVVHPQSIVHSFVEFVDGSVFAQMSQPTMELPVLYALTHPERVADDSAMPFDPVSASPITFEAVAHERFPALRMGIDAGKRGGSAPAVYNAANEQAVAFFLEGRISFADIPRGIGSALDRLGQLAGSTREDLLAADAAARKHIMELF; encoded by the coding sequence ATGACGCCGCGCGGAGTTGCGGTACTGGGGTCGACTGGCTCGATTGGCACAACTGCCCTGCGGGTTCTGAATCGGCACCGCGAAGCGTTTCAAGTGGTGGGATTGACGGCCCATAGCAACGCAAACCTGCTTGCGGAGCAGCAGCGCCATTTCGAACCTGCGTTTGTTGGTCTGGTGAACGACAGCGGGTCGCGGGGCGAGGGGTGGGCAGGAGGAGTTGAATGTCTTGTCGAGGCCGCAACCCGGGACGATGTTGCGATAGTCATCAACGCGATCGTGGGAACCGCTGGCCTCGACGCGACGCTGGCCGCATTGCGGGCCGGGAAGCGAGTCGCGCTGGCCAACAAGGAAACGCTCGTCATGGCGGGCGCGCTCGCGGCCGAAGCGTGCGCCGAAGGCGGTGGCGAGATCGTGCCGGTGGACAGTGAGCACAGTGCGATTTTGCAATGCATCGGCAGCCGCCCGCGCTCAGACGTAAGGCGGGTAATACTGACTGCCTCGGGCGGACCTTTCCGCGGGTGGGACGAAGCTCAAATCCTCAATGCACGTCTCGAGGATGCGTTGAAGCATCCCACGTGGGAAATGGGCCGCAAAATAACCATCGACAGCGCCACTCTGGCAAACAAGGCGCTCGAGGTCATCGAGGCCCACTTTCTGTTCGGACTCCCGTATGATTGCATTGACGTGGTGGTGCACCCGCAGAGCATTGTGCATTCATTTGTCGAATTCGTCGACGGCAGCGTATTCGCGCAGATGAGCCAGCCCACCATGGAGCTACCGGTGCTTTATGCGCTCACACATCCGGAACGAGTCGCAGACGACAGTGCAATGCCGTTCGATCCTGTATCAGCGTCTCCCATCACCTTCGAGGCGGTGGCGCACGAGCGCTTTCCGGCACTCCGAATGGGGATCGATGCCGGGAAGCGTGGCGGATCGGCACCGGCGGTGTACAATGCAGCCAACGAACAAGCTGTGGCTTTTTTCCTCGAGGGCAGGATCTCGTTTGCGGATATTCCGCGTGGTATCGGGTCGGCGCTCGACAGGCTGGGACAACTTGCTGGGTCTACACGTGAGGATCTTCTCGCGGCCGACGCGGCAGCTCGAAAGCACATAATGGAGCTTTTCTGA
- a CDS encoding RluA family pseudouridine synthase yields the protein MLVAQKEDISRTQAATLIANGFVTVNGGHEKASYRPVGGDMVVIERQVAASREIIGESIPLDIVHEDDAILVVNKPAGMVVHPAPGNWTGTLVNALLGRGGDLSREGSADRAGIVHRLDKETSGLLLVAKTDRAHRILSSAIAARRVTRRYAAVIWGHLDEESITIDKPVARDPRDRKRMAIVSTGRQARTDFIRLARFGPGDLLRAHLHTGRTHQIRVHLASIGHPVMGDDVYGGGGGRRIAGLAPKRHFLHAAWLAFQHPITGVPMDIRSSLPDDLKHSLRAIGEGAAVAEAEDPLAALGFYD from the coding sequence CTGCTTGTGGCCCAGAAGGAAGACATTTCGCGAACGCAGGCCGCTACACTCATTGCGAATGGTTTTGTTACCGTCAATGGCGGTCACGAGAAGGCAAGCTACCGGCCAGTGGGTGGCGACATGGTAGTCATTGAACGCCAGGTCGCAGCCAGCCGGGAGATCATCGGCGAATCCATCCCGCTCGATATTGTCCATGAAGACGACGCGATTCTCGTCGTCAACAAACCCGCCGGGATGGTCGTTCATCCCGCGCCAGGCAACTGGACCGGTACGCTGGTCAATGCGCTGCTCGGGCGGGGCGGAGACCTTTCGCGCGAAGGGTCTGCCGACCGCGCAGGAATTGTGCACCGGCTCGACAAGGAGACGTCCGGGCTGCTGCTGGTCGCAAAAACCGATCGAGCGCACCGCATCCTCAGCTCGGCGATTGCCGCAAGGCGTGTGACGCGCCGGTATGCAGCAGTAATCTGGGGTCATCTCGATGAAGAGAGCATCACTATCGACAAACCGGTCGCGCGCGACCCGCGAGACCGCAAGCGTATGGCAATCGTCAGTACCGGCAGGCAGGCGAGGACGGATTTCATTCGTCTCGCCCGCTTTGGACCGGGAGACCTGTTGCGCGCGCATCTGCACACCGGGCGAACTCACCAGATTCGTGTTCACCTGGCCTCGATCGGGCATCCCGTAATGGGTGACGATGTCTATGGCGGCGGGGGAGGAAGGCGAATCGCAGGGCTGGCGCCGAAGCGGCACTTTCTGCACGCGGCGTGGCTTGCGTTCCAGCATCCGATCACCGGCGTCCCAATGGATATCCGTTCGTCACTGCCCGACGATCTGAAACACTCACTCCGCGCAATCGGAGAGGGCGCAGCCGTTGCGGAGGCCGAGGATCCCCTCGCCGCGCTCGGCTTCTATGACTGA
- a CDS encoding DivIVA domain-containing protein: MMDESFHLTSLDVRRFDFGRSLRGYDPAKVEQFRDQIVDEMERLARVNQDLDGKARSFYEQLRSFRERDKALNDALVSAQQLRGELRQQAEREAELVIREARAEGERLLEGARAEVRRMEAELDALDRSRRTYLAQMRTLLARQLSEVEASEGGAAAARKNDDSARAVSPDNVAQSG; encoded by the coding sequence ATGATGGACGAGAGTTTTCACCTGACATCTCTGGACGTGCGGCGGTTCGACTTCGGTCGCTCCCTGCGCGGGTACGATCCGGCGAAGGTCGAGCAGTTCAGAGATCAGATCGTGGACGAGATGGAGCGTCTCGCACGCGTCAATCAGGACCTGGACGGCAAGGCGCGAAGTTTTTACGAGCAGTTGCGTTCGTTCAGGGAAAGGGACAAAGCGCTCAACGACGCACTCGTATCGGCCCAGCAGCTCAGGGGTGAACTGCGCCAGCAGGCGGAACGGGAGGCCGAGCTGGTGATTCGGGAAGCGCGTGCCGAGGGCGAACGCCTGCTCGAGGGCGCGCGCGCCGAGGTCCGAAGAATGGAAGCGGAGCTGGATGCGCTCGACCGGTCGCGGCGCACCTATCTGGCTCAGATGCGTACGCTACTCGCCAGGCAGCTCTCCGAGGTGGAGGCCTCCGAGGGCGGAGCCGCCGCGGCCAGAAAAAACGACGATAGTGCCAGGGCCGTATCGCCTGACAACGTTGCGCAATCGGGATGA
- a CDS encoding chemotaxis protein CheC: MCLYSVPADNSAASVLLVGRSPAWPYTPCASAVTGRRLADLMLRRERTPGGALDALEESALTEVGNILGGAYMTALSADRILAPRLVARAIDGLFARRRAVA; the protein is encoded by the coding sequence ATGTGTCTTTACAGCGTTCCCGCCGACAACAGCGCCGCCAGCGTGCTGCTCGTGGGGCGTAGCCCTGCATGGCCATACACTCCTTGCGCTTCCGCTGTCACTGGAAGGCGACTGGCCGATCTGATGCTGCGGCGGGAGCGCACACCAGGCGGAGCACTCGATGCTCTCGAAGAATCTGCCCTCACGGAAGTCGGCAACATCCTTGGCGGAGCTTACATGACCGCCCTCAGTGCCGACCGCATACTTGCACCGCGACTCGTGGCCCGCGCTATCGATGGTTTGTTCGCGCGCCGGCGCGCGGTGGCGTGA
- a CDS encoding tetratricopeptide repeat protein, with amino-acid sequence MREDHLGASTFLEKGWHLIAQGDFPGAEAALGAAIDLARTDQRAQALLGWAIMRQRRYDDARQILERVLASDASNAMVRARLG; translated from the coding sequence TTGCGCGAAGACCACCTGGGGGCATCGACCTTTCTGGAAAAGGGGTGGCATCTCATCGCTCAGGGCGATTTCCCTGGAGCAGAGGCGGCGCTTGGTGCAGCGATCGACCTCGCTCGAACCGATCAGCGAGCTCAGGCGCTCCTCGGCTGGGCCATCATGCGACAGCGCAGGTACGATGATGCACGGCAGATTCTCGAGCGCGTTCTTGCGTCGGACGCATCGAATGCCATGGTCCGCGCGCGCCTCGGTTGA
- a CDS encoding TraR/DksA C4-type zinc finger protein, with product MAPTTSGGKQKALSKKQLDHFEKRLLEERRRVQKELGLHDETFGSTPQGADGDLSAYSFHMADQGTDAMEREKAFLFASQEGRFLWHLDEALRRLYRSPETFGKCHNCTKDIAYDRLDALPHARYCIDCKQREEDAKRQS from the coding sequence ATGGCTCCAACGACGTCCGGCGGGAAGCAGAAAGCTCTGAGCAAGAAACAGCTCGATCATTTTGAAAAGAGGCTTCTCGAGGAGCGCCGCCGCGTTCAGAAAGAGCTTGGGCTTCATGACGAAACTTTTGGCTCGACCCCACAGGGAGCTGACGGCGACCTCAGTGCTTACTCATTCCACATGGCCGATCAGGGTACGGACGCTATGGAAAGGGAAAAGGCATTCCTTTTCGCGAGTCAGGAAGGCCGCTTTCTCTGGCACCTGGACGAAGCGCTGCGCCGCCTCTACCGCTCGCCGGAAACGTTCGGCAAATGCCACAACTGCACCAAGGACATTGCGTACGACCGACTCGACGCGCTCCCGCACGCGCGTTACTGCATAGACTGCAAACAGCGTGAGGAAGATGCAAAGAGGCAGAGCTAA